A window of the Virgibacillus pantothenticus genome harbors these coding sequences:
- a CDS encoding aspartyl-phosphate phosphatase Spo0E family protein, with amino-acid sequence MKVIEPDPSRLAARINKKKQEMIALGLKYGLTDRRTVKCSQQLDTLLNLHHSLRPLYLTSFIFFYFLA; translated from the coding sequence ATGAAAGTGATTGAACCAGATCCCTCTCGGCTAGCCGCAAGGATCAATAAGAAAAAGCAAGAAATGATTGCGCTAGGCTTAAAGTACGGGTTAACAGATCGAAGAACAGTAAAATGCAGCCAACAGCTTGATACATTATTAAATTTACATCATAGTTTAAGACCATTATACTTAACAAGCTTTATCTTTTTTTATTTTCTTGCTTAG
- a CDS encoding HAAS signaling domain-containing protein: MRIKNTDTYLRKLEEELIELPKKERKAIVAEIEDHFSNEIMEQIHQGKSKEDAEWNVIHQFKSPKDLAEAYVTTSSQSNFDQLTVSFFVINLWVAGSGGLLAQLLDIYNLGGLTAGILAVAISIIHLFFKKD, encoded by the coding sequence ATGAGGATTAAGAATACTGATACCTATTTAAGAAAATTGGAAGAAGAGTTAATTGAATTACCAAAAAAAGAACGCAAAGCCATCGTAGCTGAAATTGAAGACCATTTCTCCAATGAAATAATGGAACAAATCCATCAAGGAAAAAGCAAAGAAGACGCCGAATGGAATGTAATTCACCAATTTAAATCTCCCAAAGACTTAGCAGAAGCATATGTAACGACATCTAGCCAAAGCAACTTCGACCAACTTACAGTTTCTTTTTTTGTTATTAACCTATGGGTAGCGGGAAGTGGTGGGCTACTTGCACAATTACTAGACATCTACAATCTTGGAGGTCTGACTGCAGGCATACTTGCTGTAGCCATTTCCATTATTCATCTTTTCTTTAAAAAGGATTGA
- the prpB gene encoding methylisocitrate lyase: MAWIVDEPKTQKELAKSFKELMQADEILQIPGAHDAMAALVAQQTGFSALYLSGGAYTASKGLPDLGIVTSTEVAERARDLVRATNLPVLVDIDTGFGGVLNVARTAREMLEANVAAVQIEDQQLPKKCGHLNGKQLVTKEEMEQKLQAIKKVAPSLVIVARTDARANEGLDAAIERANAYVAAGADAIFPEALQTDEEFQVFAQKVQAPLLANMTEFGKTPYISAEEFQRMGFHMVIYPVTSLRVAAKAYERIFKLIKEEGTQKNGVTDMQTRKELYETISYDDFEALDKNIAKTVLGE; this comes from the coding sequence ATGGCATGGATTGTTGATGAACCAAAAACACAAAAGGAATTGGCAAAAAGCTTTAAAGAGCTTATGCAAGCGGATGAAATTTTGCAAATTCCAGGAGCTCATGATGCTATGGCAGCACTCGTAGCCCAACAAACGGGATTCTCTGCACTGTATCTGTCAGGTGGTGCATATACGGCAAGTAAGGGCTTGCCGGATTTAGGGATTGTCACATCGACCGAAGTAGCAGAGCGGGCAAGAGATCTTGTCAGAGCTACGAATCTACCTGTTTTAGTAGATATAGATACAGGCTTCGGTGGCGTCTTAAACGTGGCGCGTACTGCACGAGAGATGTTAGAAGCAAACGTAGCCGCCGTCCAAATAGAAGATCAACAATTACCAAAAAAATGCGGTCATTTAAATGGAAAACAGCTTGTCACTAAAGAAGAAATGGAACAAAAGCTGCAAGCAATTAAAAAAGTAGCCCCTTCGTTAGTGATTGTAGCCAGAACAGATGCACGGGCAAATGAGGGATTGGATGCAGCGATCGAACGCGCTAACGCATATGTAGCAGCTGGAGCTGACGCTATTTTTCCTGAAGCGTTGCAAACAGATGAGGAATTTCAAGTTTTTGCTCAAAAGGTCCAGGCACCATTACTGGCAAACATGACGGAATTTGGAAAGACGCCGTATATATCAGCAGAAGAATTTCAGCGGATGGGGTTTCATATGGTTATTTATCCGGTAACCTCTTTACGAGTGGCAGCTAAAGCGTATGAGCGAATCTTCAAGCTGATTAAAGAAGAAGGAACACAAAAGAACGGTGTTACGGACATGCAAACGAGAAAAGAATTATATGAAACCATCTCCTATGACGATTTTGAAGCATTGGATAAGAATATTGCCAAAACGGTATTGGGTGAATAA
- a CDS encoding PTS sugar transporter subunit IIB: METNKDIKLIILCSWGATSSQLAKKVQEAAEKRGFTMTVDAGGTGEFKQKAEKYNVALLEPQVRHLKKEVSKIADAYQIPVELVDQRAFALMDGDKVLDQVLKMINN; encoded by the coding sequence ATGGAAACAAACAAAGACATCAAATTAATCATTCTATGCAGTTGGGGGGCTACATCCAGCCAACTAGCTAAAAAGGTACAAGAAGCTGCCGAGAAAAGGGGTTTCACCATGACAGTTGACGCTGGTGGGACAGGAGAATTTAAGCAAAAAGCGGAAAAATACAATGTTGCGTTGTTAGAGCCACAAGTACGTCACCTAAAAAAAGAAGTTTCCAAAATTGCTGATGCATACCAGATTCCTGTTGAACTTGTTGATCAACGAGCATTCGCATTAATGGACGGAGACAAAGTATTGGATCAGGTCTTAAAAATGATAAATAACTAG
- a CDS encoding aminoglycoside 6-adenylyltransferase yields MRTEQEMMQLIMQTAQQDERIRAVVLNGSRANPNVEKDMFQDFDIVYVVKNMASFTSDHTWVDIFGDRIMMQMPEEKVTPPPENKGHFVYLMQFIDGNRLDLTLIPEEKLALFQPFNSLSMLLMDKDQLIGNLPPTSEKDYYIQRPSEQEFADVCNEFWWICLNIGKGLWRKEITYTMFMYEQINRNVLMQMIDWHIGVKTNFSASSGKLGKYYPTYLYKQDWENYMKTYSGGNDFEQIWQALFTMCQLFTRLSKHVAHTLDFAFPHEDITNVTMYLRRIRELSNHA; encoded by the coding sequence ATGCGAACAGAACAGGAAATGATGCAGCTTATTATGCAAACAGCGCAACAGGATGAGCGGATACGCGCAGTAGTTTTGAATGGTTCGCGGGCAAATCCAAATGTGGAAAAGGATATGTTTCAAGACTTTGATATTGTTTATGTGGTAAAAAATATGGCTTCTTTTACTTCTGATCATACATGGGTGGATATTTTTGGTGATCGGATCATGATGCAAATGCCTGAGGAAAAGGTTACGCCACCGCCTGAGAATAAAGGTCATTTTGTTTATTTAATGCAATTTATCGATGGAAATCGGCTTGATTTAACATTGATTCCGGAAGAGAAACTGGCTTTATTTCAACCGTTTAACAGTCTGAGTATGTTACTGATGGATAAAGATCAGCTTATTGGGAACTTACCGCCAACCAGTGAAAAGGATTATTATATTCAAAGACCAAGTGAGCAAGAATTTGCAGATGTGTGTAATGAATTTTGGTGGATATGCTTAAATATAGGCAAAGGGCTATGGCGAAAGGAAATAACCTACACGATGTTCATGTACGAACAAATTAACCGAAATGTGCTTATGCAAATGATCGATTGGCATATTGGTGTGAAAACTAATTTTTCGGCTAGTTCAGGAAAACTTGGAAAATACTATCCCACATACTTATATAAACAGGATTGGGAAAACTACATGAAGACATATAGTGGCGGTAATGATTTTGAACAAATTTGGCAAGCTTTATTTACCATGTGTCAGCTGTTTACTAGGTTATCTAAGCATGTGGCACATACACTTGATTTTGCATTCCCGCATGAAGACATAACCAATGTCACGATGTATTTAAGGCGAATAAGGGAGCTGTCAAATCATGCATAA
- a CDS encoding PTS lactose/cellobiose transporter subunit IIA, protein MDYETIMMQLILHGGNARGAAYEALDAAEEYDFTEAEKKLEEAHDEFVKGHKYQTELIQSQNEDTVPSFFMIHAQDHIMTAQAEIQLIKRMVGQLRKTEALEKQLKELKMN, encoded by the coding sequence ATGGACTACGAAACAATTATGATGCAGCTTATCTTGCACGGCGGTAATGCCCGCGGTGCAGCATATGAAGCATTAGATGCCGCAGAAGAATATGATTTTACCGAAGCAGAAAAGAAACTCGAAGAAGCGCATGATGAATTCGTTAAAGGGCATAAATATCAAACCGAACTGATTCAAAGCCAAAATGAAGATACAGTTCCAAGCTTTTTCATGATTCATGCGCAGGATCATATTATGACAGCGCAAGCAGAAATTCAGTTAATTAAGCGCATGGTTGGTCAACTGAGAAAAACAGAAGCATTGGAGAAGCAATTGAAAGAGTTGAAGATGAATTAG
- a CDS encoding S66 family peptidase gives MLIKPNKLQKGDCVATVSPSWGGAGEPELRYRYEIGVKRLKEVFDLEVVPMPNSLKGAAYLYENPQARAEDIMQAFQDPTIKAIIANIGGEDSVRLLPYIDFSVIRNHPKIFMGYSDATIVHLFCYKSGLSSFYGPAILTDFAENVEMHLYTIDFIERTLFSNELIGTIEPAKEWTSEFLDWFVPSNSQIKRNMQPNHGYELLQGEGIVSGRLIGGCLEVLEFAKGTELWPKMDSWKNGILFFETSEEKPSPELVKRWLRNYAVQGILQAVKGIIFAKPQNEKYYEEYKAVIRTVLQEYDLEHLPVLYNLNFGHTEPKFILPYGAIAEINCEAKTFSILDSGVK, from the coding sequence TTGTTAATAAAACCAAATAAACTGCAAAAAGGTGACTGCGTGGCAACGGTCAGCCCAAGCTGGGGCGGGGCAGGTGAACCAGAGCTTCGTTATCGTTATGAAATTGGTGTGAAGCGGTTAAAAGAGGTGTTTGACCTCGAAGTTGTTCCAATGCCTAACAGTCTTAAAGGTGCTGCGTATTTATATGAAAACCCACAAGCTCGCGCAGAGGATATAATGCAAGCCTTTCAAGATCCAACGATAAAAGCCATTATCGCTAATATTGGTGGAGAAGATAGTGTTCGACTTTTGCCTTATATCGACTTTTCTGTCATTCGCAATCATCCGAAAATCTTTATGGGTTATTCCGATGCAACAATCGTGCATTTATTCTGTTACAAATCCGGACTGTCTTCTTTCTATGGACCAGCGATATTAACCGATTTTGCTGAAAATGTGGAAATGCATTTGTATACGATTGATTTCATCGAGCGAACCCTGTTCTCTAATGAACTGATTGGAACCATTGAACCAGCAAAGGAATGGACGAGTGAGTTTTTAGATTGGTTTGTCCCTTCAAACAGCCAGATAAAAAGAAACATGCAACCGAATCACGGGTATGAGTTGCTACAAGGAGAAGGGATTGTTTCTGGGCGTTTAATAGGTGGATGTTTGGAAGTATTGGAGTTTGCCAAAGGAACAGAGCTTTGGCCGAAGATGGATAGTTGGAAGAATGGAATTTTATTTTTTGAAACATCAGAAGAAAAACCATCTCCTGAGCTTGTGAAACGCTGGTTAAGAAATTATGCTGTCCAAGGAATTTTACAAGCAGTAAAAGGTATAATTTTTGCAAAGCCGCAAAATGAGAAGTATTATGAAGAATATAAAGCTGTGATTAGGACTGTATTACAAGAATATGATTTAGAGCATTTGCCAGTCCTTTATAATTTGAACTTTGGTCATACAGAGCCGAAATTTATTTTGCCATATGGGGCAATAGCTGAAATAAACTGTGAAGCGAAGACATTTTCGATATTAGATAGTGGAGTAAAATAG
- a CDS encoding sigma 54-interacting transcriptional regulator — MSRINEVKELLQTDSGKNGGLTAKDVSLKLHIDRSTASRYLNALVKQNNAVKVPGKPVKYIGHTPAEEEADLIDLEGIGKSLRPILEQGMAALLYPSRNIPILLTGETGTGKTYLAETLCELAKKRMSDQGEVPFVAFNCADYAQNAELLVGQIFGIKEGAFTGAIEDRVGLVEKANGGILFLDEIHRLPPSGQEMLFYLMDKGIYRVLGEATKDRYANITIIGATTEDPHKALLPALVRRFSIKLTLPSLKERTRKEREELVNHFLKQEANKMDTSLAITDNSREALLHYPCPGNIGQLKSDIQIACAHAYLRYLNKHEEKVIIQIADLPDNIASFANSLSFDQQEVTSTIESEKKISEHLPNIYQKIASQEDYHSIHATIKKYISDLSKKYRQPHFVQQGWQQLIDEDLFHALSEAKSHLSYLPLHFNNNQLYVIGLHLQNYRNHQYEAKKELPIVTHPNPIYREAAQQLAAYLNTTIGLQLPKEEIALLAHFLTTDEKNTVHSEQSIAVILVTHGASTASSMAEVTNTLLGNKVIQAIDMPLHVSATEIYQHVKQKISAMTHIKGALLLVDIGSLITMGDAIQHELDVEVKTLSSVNLPMVLEAGRKSLISNMSLEEIYHDTKKAMTIFVKEKTTYSPVEKKRMITTVCFTGEGAAQLLESWIEDQLADVDEDVLIRSVRIDPTTKDTSILEELKQHYDIVAIIGTVPVTIEGVPYIPAWELLQEEGISRMTKLLEVTRKSPKLREGDIKRNEIFPLVSKGLAEIVTYINPQSLATILNEYMEPIAAYYKWDVNRKLGMWMHIGSLMDRLVGAKLQNNMEQLLSSVPIDRKFSMDDEEMKVWEPLFTKLEATYHLPIYVPLRKALLKLSR, encoded by the coding sequence ATGAGTAGAATAAATGAAGTAAAAGAGTTGCTTCAGACAGATTCAGGAAAGAACGGAGGATTGACTGCTAAGGATGTCAGTCTAAAACTACATATTGATCGTTCTACCGCTAGTCGTTACTTAAACGCATTAGTAAAGCAAAATAATGCTGTGAAAGTACCGGGGAAACCAGTAAAATACATCGGACATACTCCTGCTGAGGAAGAAGCTGATCTTATCGATTTAGAAGGCATCGGCAAAAGCCTACGCCCCATTTTAGAACAGGGGATGGCAGCTCTATTATATCCCTCTCGTAATATCCCCATTTTACTTACTGGAGAGACTGGTACAGGAAAAACGTATCTTGCGGAAACATTATGTGAATTAGCGAAAAAACGTATGAGTGATCAAGGTGAAGTACCTTTTGTAGCTTTTAACTGTGCAGATTATGCACAAAATGCAGAGCTATTGGTTGGACAAATTTTTGGAATTAAAGAGGGGGCCTTTACAGGGGCAATCGAGGATCGGGTTGGTTTAGTAGAAAAAGCAAATGGTGGGATTCTATTTCTCGATGAAATTCATCGCTTACCGCCTTCTGGACAAGAAATGCTCTTTTATTTGATGGATAAGGGAATTTACCGCGTACTAGGAGAGGCAACCAAAGATCGTTATGCGAATATTACTATTATCGGAGCGACAACTGAAGATCCACATAAGGCCCTGCTGCCTGCTCTGGTACGCCGCTTTTCTATTAAGTTGACGTTGCCATCGCTAAAAGAACGCACTCGTAAAGAAAGGGAAGAGCTAGTTAACCATTTTTTAAAGCAAGAAGCGAATAAAATGGATACGAGCTTAGCCATTACAGATAATAGCCGCGAAGCATTGCTTCATTACCCATGTCCAGGAAATATTGGTCAATTAAAAAGTGACATTCAGATTGCTTGTGCCCATGCCTACTTACGTTATTTAAATAAGCATGAAGAAAAAGTAATTATCCAAATTGCTGACCTGCCAGATAATATTGCAAGCTTTGCAAATTCCTTATCATTTGATCAACAAGAAGTGACCTCAACAATAGAAAGTGAAAAGAAAATTAGTGAGCATTTGCCTAATATTTATCAAAAAATAGCAAGTCAAGAAGATTATCATTCTATTCATGCAACGATTAAAAAATATATTTCTGACTTATCAAAGAAATACCGACAACCCCATTTTGTCCAACAAGGGTGGCAACAATTAATTGATGAGGACTTATTTCATGCCTTATCGGAAGCAAAAAGTCATTTATCTTATTTGCCGTTACATTTTAACAACAATCAGTTATATGTTATTGGACTGCATTTGCAGAATTACCGTAATCACCAGTATGAGGCAAAAAAAGAGCTGCCGATTGTAACGCACCCAAATCCGATTTACAGAGAAGCTGCCCAACAATTAGCTGCCTATTTAAACACAACCATTGGTCTGCAATTACCTAAAGAAGAAATTGCATTATTGGCGCATTTTTTAACAACGGATGAAAAGAATACCGTTCATTCCGAACAATCGATAGCCGTCATTTTAGTGACGCATGGTGCCTCAACTGCTTCTTCCATGGCCGAAGTGACCAACACATTACTTGGAAATAAAGTTATTCAAGCCATTGACATGCCGTTACATGTTTCAGCAACGGAAATATATCAGCACGTCAAACAAAAAATTAGTGCTATGACTCACATAAAAGGTGCACTTCTGCTTGTAGATATTGGCTCTCTTATAACAATGGGAGATGCTATTCAACATGAGTTAGATGTAGAAGTGAAAACTTTATCCAGTGTCAATTTACCGATGGTATTGGAAGCAGGTAGGAAATCACTTATCTCCAATATGTCGTTGGAAGAAATATACCATGATACCAAAAAGGCTATGACTATCTTTGTGAAAGAAAAAACAACATACTCACCTGTGGAAAAGAAACGAATGATTACAACAGTATGTTTTACAGGTGAAGGAGCCGCCCAATTATTAGAATCCTGGATTGAGGATCAGCTTGCTGATGTGGATGAAGATGTTCTCATTCGTTCGGTTCGTATTGATCCGACTACGAAGGATACGTCAATTTTAGAAGAATTAAAGCAACACTATGATATCGTTGCTATTATCGGAACGGTTCCAGTTACTATAGAAGGGGTTCCTTATATTCCTGCTTGGGAGCTTTTGCAGGAGGAGGGGATATCCAGAATGACGAAATTATTAGAAGTCACTCGAAAATCCCCTAAGCTACGTGAAGGAGACATAAAGCGTAACGAAATATTTCCGCTCGTTTCCAAAGGACTTGCTGAAATCGTTACCTATATTAATCCGCAATCTTTAGCTACTATTCTAAACGAATATATGGAACCAATTGCTGCCTATTATAAATGGGATGTGAATAGAAAATTAGGTATGTGGATGCATATTGGCAGTTTGATGGATCGTTTAGTAGGAGCAAAGCTACAAAATAATATGGAGCAATTACTTTCGTCTGTACCGATTGATCGCAAATTTTCAATGGACGACGAAGAGATGAAAGTTTGGGAGCCTTTGTTTACAAAATTGGAAGCCACGTATCATCTTCCGATCTATGTTCCTCTCCGAAAAGCATTGCTAAAATTATCACGTTAA
- a CDS encoding PTS sugar transporter subunit IIC has product MIEWLENHLMEPLGKIAQNRYLQAIRDAFVIFALPVIITGAIFLIIANPPTSLDWGIINAWEDAVTPIQAQLLFPFNLTFGLMALTVAFGVGYSLAIRYDMDAVMAGILSMLAFFMTAFPVTDITQVPFGEILNYLGGQGLFIAIILGILTTEAMRFLINKGVTFEMPAGVPPYVMRTFRALIPFMIILPLVWAIAWIVWANFEVTLPQLVLDLFSPLVSASNSYWAALGMILLMLILWSIGIHGMNVVSSVAYPFWMTQLAENADAVKAGTEATGIVTEPFFHMFTHIGGSGATLGLVIFMLFSASVQLKQVGKTAIIPSLFNINEPVIFGLPIVLNPILIIPFVLGPAVIVTINYILFATGILPPVVIQPPFTVPIFFGGFIATGGSWLAGLVQIMNGVIATIIYYPFFKKYEKQLVQQEQEEAAETSVN; this is encoded by the coding sequence ATGATTGAATGGTTGGAAAATCACTTAATGGAACCGTTGGGGAAAATTGCACAAAATAGATATTTGCAAGCAATTCGTGATGCGTTTGTTATTTTTGCACTTCCTGTTATTATTACTGGAGCAATCTTTCTAATTATTGCCAACCCGCCAACATCTTTAGATTGGGGGATCATTAATGCGTGGGAAGATGCGGTCACCCCGATACAGGCACAGTTACTCTTTCCGTTTAATTTAACATTCGGTTTGATGGCTTTAACCGTAGCCTTTGGTGTTGGTTACAGCTTAGCCATTCGCTATGATATGGATGCGGTGATGGCTGGAATTCTTTCCATGCTGGCATTTTTCATGACAGCATTTCCTGTAACCGACATTACGCAAGTTCCATTTGGTGAAATTTTAAATTACCTTGGTGGACAGGGGTTATTTATTGCTATCATTTTAGGGATTTTAACAACAGAAGCGATGCGCTTTTTAATAAATAAAGGAGTTACCTTTGAAATGCCTGCAGGGGTTCCGCCATATGTTATGCGGACATTTCGCGCATTAATTCCTTTTATGATTATTTTACCATTGGTTTGGGCGATTGCCTGGATTGTGTGGGCGAATTTTGAAGTAACGCTGCCACAATTAGTGCTTGATTTATTTAGCCCATTAGTAAGTGCATCTAATTCATACTGGGCAGCACTTGGTATGATTTTATTAATGTTAATTTTATGGTCTATAGGAATCCACGGAATGAACGTTGTTTCTTCTGTAGCGTATCCATTTTGGATGACGCAATTAGCCGAAAATGCGGATGCAGTTAAAGCTGGAACGGAAGCAACTGGTATTGTAACAGAGCCATTCTTCCATATGTTCACACATATCGGTGGATCTGGTGCAACGCTTGGACTTGTCATTTTCATGTTATTTTCCGCTTCCGTCCAATTAAAACAAGTTGGGAAAACAGCAATCATTCCGTCATTATTTAATATTAATGAACCAGTTATTTTTGGATTACCGATCGTATTAAATCCTATTTTAATTATTCCGTTTGTTTTAGGTCCAGCAGTAATCGTTACCATCAACTATATTCTATTTGCAACCGGCATTTTACCGCCAGTCGTTATTCAACCACCGTTTACGGTGCCGATTTTCTTTGGTGGATTTATTGCAACAGGTGGTTCTTGGTTAGCCGGGCTTGTACAAATTATGAATGGTGTTATTGCCACCATTATCTACTATCCTTTCTTTAAGAAATATGAAAAACAATTAGTGCAACAAGAACAAGAGGAAGCAGCTGAAACAAGCGTCAACTAG
- a CDS encoding ClbS/DfsB family four-helix bundle protein, which produces MQAYADKQALVNEITKRAKLFIDEFRSINNLGKDVFVDEVDRTPSQMIAYQLGWLNLILSWEQDNKDGKEVITPTRDYKWNNLGGLYQNFYDRYADYSLETLIDMFNCDVNKIIQLVESYNDKELFEQGGRQWATTTPSSWPIWKWIHINTVAPFKSFRTKIRKWKRSGDAQQYQNN; this is translated from the coding sequence TTGCAAGCATATGCTGATAAACAAGCCTTGGTTAATGAAATTACGAAAAGAGCAAAGCTATTTATAGATGAATTTCGTTCTATCAATAATCTTGGTAAAGACGTTTTTGTAGATGAAGTTGATAGAACGCCATCCCAAATGATTGCTTACCAATTAGGATGGCTAAATTTAATATTATCGTGGGAACAAGATAATAAAGATGGGAAAGAAGTCATAACACCGACAAGAGATTATAAATGGAATAACCTTGGTGGACTTTATCAAAACTTTTATGATCGGTATGCTGATTATTCGTTGGAAACGTTAATTGATATGTTTAATTGTGATGTAAATAAAATTATTCAACTAGTAGAAAGCTATAATGATAAGGAACTATTTGAACAGGGCGGTAGACAATGGGCAACTACAACTCCTTCTAGCTGGCCCATTTGGAAATGGATACATATAAATACAGTTGCACCATTCAAATCATTTAGAACTAAAATTAGAAAATGGAAAAGATCAGGTGACGCTCAGCAGTATCAAAATAACTAA
- a CDS encoding PadR family transcriptional regulator produces the protein MSNHDRWFIQIRKGLAELAVMILMKDSAVYGYQLTKALKSNPMFELSDGSIYPLLKRLEANQLVDTYWDNPNTGLRRKYYQLSTKGAQVLTERLNVFQQSIDMLWKLQEEVKKDED, from the coding sequence TTGTCAAATCATGATAGATGGTTTATCCAAATTCGAAAAGGGCTCGCTGAACTCGCTGTTATGATTCTGATGAAAGACAGTGCTGTTTATGGATATCAACTCACCAAAGCACTAAAGTCCAACCCCATGTTCGAGCTTTCTGATGGGTCCATTTATCCACTTTTAAAAAGATTAGAAGCTAACCAACTAGTAGATACGTATTGGGATAATCCAAATACGGGCTTACGAAGAAAGTACTACCAACTATCTACAAAAGGCGCCCAAGTTTTAACGGAACGTTTAAATGTGTTTCAACAGTCTATCGATATGTTATGGAAATTACAGGAGGAGGTTAAGAAAGATGAGGATTAA
- a CDS encoding excisionase family DNA-binding protein — MYMTIPETAEYLSIDEKQIHALVLQGRIRAVHDGEQFLINSEQFQTHFEQVEKYRAMIQDYLNEPIPEDLDVKDED, encoded by the coding sequence ATGTACATGACGATACCTGAAACAGCTGAATATCTGTCGATAGATGAAAAGCAAATACATGCTCTCGTATTGCAGGGAAGAATCCGCGCCGTTCATGATGGTGAGCAGTTTCTAATTAACAGCGAACAATTTCAAACACATTTTGAACAGGTGGAAAAGTACCGAGCAATGATCCAAGACTATTTAAATGAGCCAATTCCTGAAGATTTGGACGTAAAAGATGAAGACTAA